The sequence TACCCAATAACCAAAACAAAAGACCAGCGTAGCCTTTGTGGATAATCAGTAACGATAGCCAAAAATCGTGTTCTTTTACGACTAGCTGTTGCGCAATTTTGTTATCATCAAGCGTTAAAATAACTTCCTGTTTATAGCCGTACCAGCTGTGTCCTGAGCGCTCATCAAAGTGGTCGCTAGGCAACGCACCGTGGTTATTAGCATCGAGATATTGCAATGCTAATTGCTCAGCTTGCTGCAGGCTGTCCACCTTAACAGCTGAATTGATCTCATAGCTGTTTTCTTTAACGACTTCGCCTTTTATATCAAAAAGATATAAGACACCTGAAACGATATAAACTAGGGTTAATGGCAAGAAAAAACACGAGAAATAGGCGTGTAACTTCATCCAAATTAAACGAACTTTGGCTTTCATGAATTGTAATTCCGAATAAAATTTATTTGATAGGTAGAGTCATGGTCATTACTAAACCATGAGGTGTGTTTGCTGATGCGCTAATAGTTCCGCCGAGCGCTGTTATTTGGCGTTTGGTTAGTGCTAAGCCCAAACCATAACCGCCACTGGCTCTATCACGTGCTTGGTCGAGTCGCACAAAGGGCTCAAACATATCTTCAAGACGTTCTACGGGAACACCTGCACCTTGGTCGCTGATTTCAATTGTTACCAACTCGGCTTCCTGCCAGCACTTAATAGAGACCTGAGATTGCTCGGGTGAGTATTTCATCGAGTTTCGAACCACATTTTCTATCGATTGTCCTAGCGCTCGATGATTGCTATTTTCAATCTGACAGCTCTCTGGTAATTGCAACACCAGCTGATGCTGGGTGAATTCAAACCGCGCATCTTCTGCAATAGTTTCGATTAATGCGGTTAAATCAACATCCTCACGCGACAAGTCAGGCTTTTCGTTATTAAGCCAAGCCAATGTTAAGGTGTCCTCGACAAGACCGGCCATATAACCAAGTTCGCGATCGAAGCGTTCAATGACATCCGCCTTGTTATATCCGCTACTCAACAACAATTTAAGGCGAGTGATAGGCGTGCGTAATTCATGAGAAATATCGGCTATCAACTGGCGCTGACTCTTAATTAATGCAGAAATATTGTCTGCCATGTCATTAAAGCCTGTCGCCAATTCACCAATTTCATCGTTGCGATTACTTACCTCACTCGACGAGCGGGTATTAAAATCCCCCTGCGTAAAATGCGCTGAATCGCGATGTAATGCTTGCAGTGGCTTAATAATATTGCGATACATCAGATAACTAATAATCGCCGTCAACAGCAAAGGCAGCAATACTGTGATTAGCAAGTGAATCACCTGCCAATAAGCACCCGGGCGCATATGCTGCGGTAGTTGAATCAACAAGTGATAATCGTTGAAGTTAAGCGGTAAATCCATCACCGGATTAACTTCATGCTCAAGGTGAATTGGCCATTCAACTAATCGACCTTGCACGGTCTCTTCTTGCAAGGCTGCTGGAATTTCACTGCCGTATAACCATTGATGTTTGGCCTTTACCACAACCAACCAAGTTTGTTCACGCTGAGCGATATCTTCTGCCCATTGCGTTAATAGCTCTGGATTGGTTTGCGCTAATTCCGTTGCTTGGCGAGCATACTCTTTGAGTGTTTGTTGATCCGTTAGCGTGAGATGACTCATTTTATCTTCAACGTATTCACTCAAATACGACAACCCCGTCACCAAACCAATACAGGTAATGGCAATACTGAGATAAATCTTCCAAAACAATTTTAATTTCATGATCTATTGTCCGGTAACTGTAGTGTATCCATCAGCATATAACCCTTACCATGCACTGTTTTTATGACATTGGGATCAATATCTACCTGCTTGAACTTCTTACGAATATTGGAGATGTGCATATCTAAGGTGCGATCGTAACGCCCATATTCTT comes from Psychrobium sp. MM17-31 and encodes:
- a CDS encoding ATP-binding protein, whose protein sequence is MKLKLFWKIYLSIAITCIGLVTGLSYLSEYVEDKMSHLTLTDQQTLKEYARQATELAQTNPELLTQWAEDIAQREQTWLVVVKAKHQWLYGSEIPAALQEETVQGRLVEWPIHLEHEVNPVMDLPLNFNDYHLLIQLPQHMRPGAYWQVIHLLITVLLPLLLTAIISYLMYRNIIKPLQALHRDSAHFTQGDFNTRSSSEVSNRNDEIGELATGFNDMADNISALIKSQRQLIADISHELRTPITRLKLLLSSGYNKADVIERFDRELGYMAGLVEDTLTLAWLNNEKPDLSREDVDLTALIETIAEDARFEFTQHQLVLQLPESCQIENSNHRALGQSIENVVRNSMKYSPEQSQVSIKCWQEAELVTIEISDQGAGVPVERLEDMFEPFVRLDQARDRASGGYGLGLALTKRQITALGGTISASANTPHGLVMTMTLPIK